The Megalops cyprinoides isolate fMegCyp1 chromosome 11, fMegCyp1.pri, whole genome shotgun sequence genomic sequence agtcCTTTACAGCTGGACCGTTATATACAGTTACATACATCTAATGACAGTGGAAAGTTAAACAAAAAGTACATTATGTTGTTGCAGAGAAGGCGGCTTGCGTTAAATGTGATTTCCAGTACATAATTACGGCCACAAAACAGTATCTTTTGTGAGAGGCATCTCAACAGTttgtaataaattaaatttagtttgactggcattaaaaaaaataaatatgttctgTAATAAGTTTGATTTAAATGCTTTTGAGGTGTCCATAAGGTCTGAATGGAGTTGTTAGACAACTCCTCCACAGTCCAATGTATGAGCGCTGGGTAGACAGCAGAAGTaggaatcttgttttttttttctgttcactttCTGTCAGGCCTGCTCCGCAGGGTTTCGTCACTTGTATTCCGTTCTCAGGTGTTCTGTTTCCAAGGCGGGTTAAGCAGGTGGAAATGAGGAGTTACACAGTAACAACTCTGACGAAAGTCTGTTTTCCCTTCACGCATGAAATCACAATGAGCCATTGAAAGTGAGAGTGTTTGGATCTGCAGTACACACTGACTGCCTGCAGAGTAGTGTTATCTGTGGAACTGTAGGCGGGTCACTGTCCCGTGATTGTCATAGGTATGCGGTCTTGGCGCTATCACAGCTGGGTTAACTTGCCTCCGGTGTTTGCGTTCTCATCGCACTCAAACCCGCCGTTCCCCACAGCACAGTCCTGCTTCTTCTTGTAAGCTGACTCCACTGCGGCACTGCCTTCCACCCTCTCGCTGTCCTCACAGTCTGACCCTCGCTGACAGCATCTCTTATATGTCTGATAAGCTGAGGAAGGGAGAATTACAGTGCTTATAGTGCAGTCTGTTATagtgcttttctgtttcataggtaggataatgaaatgaaagtgctTTTGGGCTACAATTCTTAGATTACGTAGTCATTTGGTTCTACCATGATTTAAGCTTTTAGAATAGTTTTACTCTTCACTTTCTTGGAAAAAGTGTTATTTctcaaataataatgaaaaatattatatttaaaaaataaggccctgcattttaatgttacaCATTGTCATAGCAGAGGGCCAGATCACATCCCTATACTGAGCATTTATACATGATCTATACTGCTGCACGTTTACTGGAGCAAAGAACCTTCAAACTTCAAGGTAACACATCAAGTTGTTTGACTGTTGCCCCCATGAAGCAGTATAATAATGTCATCATGTTAACGTTTAAGATACACAATTAATGATGGTGCAGAGGCACAAGCGCCCAGTCATAGCAGAAGAGCTAGACCTCACCTGCCACGGCGGCCCCGGCCACCACCAGCTGGAAGATGCTGTAGATGAGGGGGAAGCTGAACATGACCTCCAGCTCGTCTGTCGAGAAGGACAGCTGCACAATGGTGCTGCACAGCTGCGCATTCTGGAAACCCGTCTCCAGGGCGATGGTGCGGCACCTGTGCATAGgtaacagacatacacacgtgcCTGGGTCAGAGATCAGCCAGGCTTCCTGCACATGCAGGCTATATGCGCATCCAGTGATGGGATGGATTGTTGTCTGTGGGACTGGGTCTGCACGGTCAGGGAGGGTCACCTGTGCCAGGGTTGGCCCACTATGCGTGCCAGTAGGAAGCCCAAGCTGAAGCCGATCAGGGGGTAGATGATCCCGATGAtccagagggaaggagagatggtCCAGGAGGACTGGTACAGAAACCCGCCCACCACTGCAATGGTGACGATGAGGATAACCCCCATGATGGAGCCCACCTGCAGATCCACACATGCCACAGCAGTCGGCACCGTGCAGCACCGTCAGTCTCCATGACCACAATGCATAGCGACTTGACCTTCAATTGGAGAgctctctgtctttttaaatacCACTCTGTCTtcaatataatacatttttaaatattcttctcTATCGGCTGTGATTTAGAAGGCTGATGCTCTGTCTtcaatttaatacatttttgaatattctttttttattggctATGACTTAGAAGGCGGATAGACTGATTGCCTGAGCAATTATCACAATACTAACAGACAGAACCATTGAACAGTGCTGGTTCAGTTACTGTCTACAGCATTTAATATGACTTCACCTTGAGGATCTTCTTTGCAATCCTGGGCCACCTGTGCTTGACATATATCCCCAGACCAACTGGGATCAGGAGAGAGACAAGGGTGATGCCTGTACAAACCAGAGGGACATGTGAAAAGGACatgtcacaacacacacacagaagcatttTATTGTATAGATGTATTGCATGAAAACAGTATTGAATTATACTCCAAATCAATTCTCGTTATCCAATTTCTCACAAATTCTGGCTGTTTAGCTTCCAGTTCCCAATCACTGACCTCTACCCCTCACTAGGTTCTCACAAAAAATGTCAGTGGTGTAATAGTAGCCATGCTCTTGTACATAAAGAACATCGATGGTATAACCATTTTCAATCATAAATATGGTATGTGGGTGATATAGTAGCCCTCTTACCTATGTTGTCATAAGGGATCTGGATGGTGTCACTTGAAGTCCACACGCTGGTGTAGATGAGCAGACACAGAGGCATCATGCCCAAGGCCAGGATGGAGGAGCAGGCAGTCATGCTGATACTACAGCAAAGAAACACAGGCAGATTGTAtcattgcaaaaataataatataagatTATATGTGAAAAGCATCACATTTGACCCTTCTGAATTTGTCTCAGTCATTGAAATGATGATTACTTGGTTTCAAAAAAGTTTTGGGGGCATGGGTGCCACACAGagatacatacacacccacacagacatacacacatgcacacacacgcacacacacacacacacacacacacacacacacacacacacacacacacacacacacacaaacacaacagtaatcagcacacacagccatactGATAATGCATAATGCAAGCCACCCTTTCAGTATGCAGTCAGTGTTTCCTAAGATAATATAAGTTTACCTCAATGTCCACTCAGTCCCAAGCATGTATCTGACAGAGCACAGTGCATAATGTATATCAGTCAAAAGGGTGTCTATTCACCTGAGGTCCATGTCTCCATCCAGCCAGTAGGCCAGGATGTTGGAGCTGGTGCCGCCGGGACAGCAGCCCATGATGAGGATGACCACGGCCTGCACAGGGAGGACGTTGAAGGCCAGCGACAGGGCGAAGGCGGTGAAGGGCATGATGCCGAACTGGCAGAGGAAGCCCACGATGATGCCCCAGGGGCGCTTGATGTGCCCCCACAGCTTGCGTATCTCCACAGTGCAGCCCATGGCGAACATGACCATGGCCAGCATGATGGTCAGCACTGTGCTCAGCACCAGGCTCAGGATCTGATTGAAGCTGTCCGGAGCCACCAGGCAGGAGGTGCCAGAGCACAGGGTGGCGTTGGGATGGCAGGTGGGCGCCACAGTGGTGGGCGCAGGCATGGTAGAGTTAGGACTGGAAGAGTTAGGAAGCATGCTTCCGGTGATCTGAAGCGCCTCTAGTGATGGCATTTTCTCTTAGGATCCAGCGTATTGTCCCTGCTACTCAGACTCTACCCACAGTAACAAGCAGGGCACTGATCTGCCCCCTTTTAATACTCTaccagctgagaaaaaaaagaactagttaaaatattaaaaggcACATGTGATTTGATTAAGGCAGGTATCCAAATGCAAGCCCTCAGATGAATGCAATTCTTTCACATGACGTTCATTGTTTCAAATTTTtatacaataaatgtaattgcccttcttctttttcttatcACTCtcacttttatgttttattgtccCTTCCCAGGCACACCTCTGTACCTGTTATGCCACAGTGCAATATGACATGAGCACACAAGAAAGCTAACATCCAGTGTGCGTCATATGGAATACCTTCAGTGAAGTAggtggaagggagagagaatagCAGAGTGATTGGAGACGACTCTGAGAGGAGCTCCTCCATATAGAAGGAAAAGGCCACCTTGTCAGAGGGCCAAAGTTAAACTTTAAAAGCCCAAACCTGAGGACATGCGAAATTCTCATCTGAGAAGTTATGGACAGTGAGGAAATTCAGTCAGACACACTTATCATGAACAAGGTCTCTGAATTCCTTTACAAACATTCccatcattttctgtgaatcAGATTTCCACAAAAGaacatgttttgtttcttttgacgTCCtgtcaataaatcaaaataaacaaaacatgagACAGAAGTTCATTATAAGCCCAACTTCAGGGCTGTAGTTAAGCCTGTTGGAAGCTTCCAAAAGGACATAACTCTTTGTGCTATGTACATATGAAGTATGCCTCTCCAACCCATAACTTGGCAGGTAGCACACCTATTGTTCTGATTCCCTCTATTATTCTGTCCCTCATTCATTAATTGAGGGCCTTCCTGTTTAAGGCTGATATTGCATCCGTGTACATTATACGTAAATTATGCCCCATTCCACTGTATCAATATTCTCAGTTTGATAGTATATACATATAGGCAGGGATGCCTTGGCTTCCACGTCTCACTGCTCTCGGGCAGCGTTTCACCATGATCCTGTGatttgctcagatgacatcactggagtAACGTCTATCCCCACTGGGTGCTCACTCAACTGCATTGTGCTATGTGTCTGTTGTGTCAAAAAAAGCCATTGGCTGCAAATGAGTGTCtgagaggattgcatttgtctcccTTGATTGTTATGGAGAGGAAAGCCTAGAATACAAGTGGTgattgcaaaaaagaaaaaaaaaaaagggaaaccaaTAGTGGAAAGacaatttcatttgaacaaaacacTGTCAACAAACatgatgaataaatgcatgcacaaatgtaGCAAATTGTTTAgattcattttttctctcatcaatctacactcaatacctCATAATTACAAAGtcaaaacaggattttagaaatttttgcaaatttatgaatgaatttaagcgattttagcataaggctgcaacataacaaaatgcgaaaaagtgaaggggtctgaatactttctgaatgcactgtatgtaaCTCTATCTGATTCATGGTATCCACCTACATAAAATTTTCCATTGAGGTTGCTTTGCCCTCTGTCAATGATctttgtttgcgtgtgtgtgtgtgtgtgtgtgtacatgcatgtgtgcatgtatacatgtgtgtatgtgcatgtgtgtgttgaggtTATATGTCAAAGTATGTTGAAGCATATATGCTTGCAAGGTAGCAGTGTATTTCACTTatcaggatttttttctcaaagagCTGAAAGCTGTGTTCCAGAGACCGGTACCGCAGGAAATATGCCCTGTACAATAAATTCTGTACCtttcttttgctgtatttattaTGCAATACATGAGAACTGTTTTATCTTATCATATCTTATCTGcaagcatatttccatctatcTGTTATGGCCAATTCAGTAACTGTTACTGTTCCTGAAagcattattgcattttaaagtgcCATTAAAGTTCCTCCTTGTCAgtgaattcaaaataaatttgaacATTTGTTCTCTGGTTTGAACTGGAACTCACtgaaataattaacagaatCATTGGTAATACAAATATCTATCTCATAGCAACAAATGTGTGATCTATCTAGATCTGTGATCTATCTTTCACCCTTTGAGTCTTAACAGAAGGCAGCACTTAAAgcgtgtgcgcacgcacacacacacacacacacacacacacacgcacacacacacacacacgcacacacacacacacacacacacgcacacacacacactctaagAGCATACTTGTGCCATCTGCTGGCCAACTCTGGAAATAAAGATTACACTTCATCACACCGAAATCTGAGCTTCTGACATGATTCTGATTCTCGTTAATATGTCCACTCAAACCAATACTCCTGCCCTGTAAGGGAAAGCCTTTGGCTATTACTCAGCT encodes the following:
- the LOC118785884 gene encoding ileal sodium/bile acid cotransporter-like, with translation MPSLEALQITGSMLPNSSSPNSTMPAPTTVAPTCHPNATLCSGTSCLVAPDSFNQILSLVLSTVLTIMLAMVMFAMGCTVEIRKLWGHIKRPWGIIVGFLCQFGIMPFTAFALSLAFNVLPVQAVVILIMGCCPGGTSSNILAYWLDGDMDLSISMTACSSILALGMMPLCLLIYTSVWTSSDTIQIPYDNIGITLVSLLIPVGLGIYVKHRWPRIAKKILKVGSIMGVILIVTIAVVGGFLYQSSWTISPSLWIIGIIYPLIGFSLGFLLARIVGQPWHRCRTIALETGFQNAQLCSTIVQLSFSTDELEVMFSFPLIYSIFQLVVAGAAVAAYQTYKRCCQRGSDCEDSERVEGSAAVESAYKKKQDCAVGNGGFECDENANTGGKLTQL